AGTAGTAAGTAACCGCAACAATTCATTCATCTGCGACCACGCTCACAACCGGTGTCAAATGCCGGCTACACACACTTTCAAAGACAGGAATAAAATTGCGGGGCGTGAACATCGCCTCTCGACTATCAGCTATGAATATTCACCTTGAATCTGAGATCTCCGACCGGAGGTGCGGCGTAAGGAACTCCTTTGAAAGATATAAAGGACCCTCCGAATTCATTCTCCACCTCGGCACCGCGGAGCAATCCTTGTTTCACGTTGACAACTGGATCAGCCATGACAAACATTCTTCCTCCGACAAAACGGCATGCACTAAGCAACACGTTGCTGCGCCTTACTATTCTTGGGTGTGCGTGTGTATGAAAAAAGCCAAGTCCGTAGAACGGAATAGCTACATgctcgcgcatgcgctgtaCGCAGTATAGCCGTGTCTTTTCTGTCTCACAGAGAGTGCGAGTGAAAGACTCCCGCTTAACGACgtaaacaattaaaaattttagtgAAGTGACGCTATGTTATGAGTTGAAAGTTATAACGAGTTATAAGACTTTTAGAATCATTATAATGTTTTAATAACTTGGCGTCAAGACACTGCTGCGTCTCTTAATCCTATGTTTTTTTCAGGAATAATAAAATGCGACCGCATGGATGTTTTCTGTTTTCCTTGCGTGATTGACAATCATGCGCCATAACCTCGCTATACGCAGTCTATGATATTTACATACAAATACTTCCTTCCTCTTCTAACAAATTGCTATTTCTGTTTGATCAAAGAGTAGTAAGGATGGCGGCTGGATCGGCGGTGGAGCGAGAAATAAGCCGCATGGCCACGTTATTGGGTTTCTGTGTTatcaagattttcaaattatcaagctatttataataaattgattcGTAGCAAACATGTTGAAGGTTTTTTGCGTTAATGGGTTTTTGGATACATTGAAAAACGACTCATCTTAAAACTATCAATTCTTAAATATTactgaaattaaattcttgtACAATTAAAATACGAGTACTATAAAAGTGTGATTAATTATGCTAATGCGAGTGTATATGACGGTATATCATAGTACAAACAGAAGTCATACGCGTGCGAAAGGGATGCATAAGCTTTTTTAAAGACTTTATCAGTGTGAGAGAGACAACATTTTCCCACCGAGCTGTCTCTATCTTTACGGCAACGGCAAGCTAGCCATATACCTAACCACGCAGTGATctacctaacctaacttaaccTTACCCGAGCTCACCATGCGGTGATTGTTGTTTTCCTCCTACATTATCGATGAGAGGAGCGACCAGGGTTACTAATCGTTGAAATTCCCCAGAACCAGAGGTAATTATATGTCAAAGTATTTATAACTTGGTAATCTAACGAACATTCAAAGTGCGAATGAGTGTCGGAGCGATGGAGTtggactgattgtgagttcGTGTCCTCCCAAAACTCTTGTAAGAGCTCTTGCGGCCACAGGTCCAACTATGGAATCATCAATGATACGCTTCAACGTCGGTGTTTTCACCGATTTCGCTAATCTGTTTAGCTCCCGCAACGACTGCTTCTTCAAATTACAGACAAACGTCTTATATCATCACTACCACCGATGTTACAATAGTGCGTATTATTTGATTTAACAGTTGGTACTTCTTCTCAGCCTTTATATCAGCAGCCAGCCGAGAACGCAAGAGACTTACTGCAGGTAGAATAGAAACGATTACTCAATCAAGGTACGAGGTGTGGTTATTAAATAACCGGTCTGAAGTCATAACACTTTTTATTCATCACCAATTACAGCAGAGGTTTTTTCGCCTTCAATGTACTCCCCTTGGCGATCCCTACACCGCTCCATACGACGTTTTCATTGTTGAAAGCAGTACTGGAAGTCCTCTTCTGTCAGCCGGTTAAGAACCTCCGTCGCTTTTGCTTTAACCTTTTCCACAATTCCAAATCTTGTCCCCTTTAGCGCCGACTTGACCTtaggaaatagaaaaaagtcACAGGAGGCAAAGTCGGGCGAGTACGGTGGATGTTCCAACACGGTGATGCCGTATTTTGCGAGGAACGCTTTCACAGACAAGGCAGAATGGGCTGGTGCATTGTCTTGGTGAAGGATCCAGGACTTAAGTTATGACTTCAGTCCGGTTATTTAATAGCCACACCTCGTATGTATTAGAAGCAACAACCAGCTCCAGCCGTATGGAACCAGTATATGTCGAATTTGATGTCGGTGGATGGCGATAtgttaaaattttctgcatTCAATTTGATGTTCAATCAGATTCAATAAGATTGTTGAACAAACTTCTTTTATATCACCATGACATGAGAACCGACTGTGAGTAATTGTAGTATTCGAATAATTAAACATGTCGTTAATTCTTTGtcttacaattatttatacagaTTACAGGATAAGGGAATACAGATGCTATGTGAAACCTGAGGGTTTAGCAATCTCGCATTTACTCTTGTTCATCAGCGGATTTCATTTCGACTCCTTAGATCACTGCAGTTTTCTGGTAGTGTCAGTTGTACGGATACGTTTCCAAAACTGCCACAGTTTTTCGTCAGGATCAACTCCAGGCGTGAGCTCTGCGTCGATGTTCAAGTAATTCTTGGTGGTCGTTGATATTGGTTTCCAGTTTTCTGTGATTAATTCGTCAATTTGTGGCGTCGGATTTCTGTATCAATAAGCAGTTAGAGAATCACAGATGGATAGTGAATGAAGAACTACTTTACTAACTACTGGTGACACTTATAAATGGATTTCGTATTTACCCAGTCTTTGCAAAATCTGTCCACAACCTGAGGAATCTCTCGGAGATGATTTGTTCAACTGAACCTGGTTTGATAAAAGGAACGTCACGGAACGCTTCGGGGCAGAATATGTACGCCAACTCGTCCATGTGTCCAGCACCTGAAGAAACATTGCTCAAGTATGCATGTAACGACGTGCGTGTCTATATCTACATCTAAATGAATATAGTTGAGAAAGTCAATAActattgtaaaaaaagaattaactTACCTTTAATATCGATTTCTAAACGCAGTAAATGCTTGCTCAGTTTCTCCGGTGAGTCGTGAGagaaacgataaaaatatgttGGAGACTTTGCCTTGGCTTGAATTATCGCTGCTTCATGGATACCGAGGACGAAGCAAATGTCACCCAGAAATTGAACGTAACTATCAATGTTATCCTTGGATATCTCCTTACCCCCAAAGTAATAATCCTTGATCTCTGCTCTGGCATGTGACATCTTTGATGTAGGAAATTCATATAAAATACGGGATACTAGGTCCTCGAATATTTGCTCCATCCTCAAATCTCCCCGACTTGCGAATGCTGGGAATAACCGTACGATGAATTTGAaaggtaaatttttgtttcattgaatttgaaaCCATCGTATCCCTCAAGTGTCGTAGTAATTCAATTCACGGTCTTTATTGCGCTTAATTTGCTTACACTGGATGAGGATAACTCCCTCAATGCTGTTGTATCCAAACATGACAGGCACATCTTGCGCTTCGTAAATCAGTTCACAAGGATGACGTGGAATAAAGGGATCCGCGCTTTTGCTGTCAATGCTGGGTCCAAATGGAATAAGTGATCCGGTTTTATCCTGAAAAATGTCAGAAGCTTCTTGGGAAGAGTTCTTCTATCATCTACAACCAGTTCTACTGATTTTTAACGATAATACAATTGTAGCAAAATCTGCACAGGTGTGGAATTGGTAAGCAACCATTTGgattcacttgaaattgaTCCAAGTCACTTGGAGTCTAATGAAGTCAGCTAAAGTCATTTGAATTTACTTAAAAAGTTTTCGTAACAATTAGGTCCTCTAAAATCATGTTAATCCTGTTGAAGCTAGTTCAAGTCTTTTGTATCCAATTGCAGTATTTCGAATTCATAAAGAATTAAAGCTGCTTTCACACAGAATGATCAATCGCGTATATTCATTCTATCCGTTAAATCATACGTACTACCCGCGTATAATTACCCAGAATAGTCAATGAGTGTGCACGAACCGGAAGGCTGGCAAGTTTTTGCAGAGCGCCGGCAAGTTCATGAGCTGCGATAGTACGAAGATATTTAACGATTTCCTTCGAGTCAGTGGTTTCCTTCCCGAGGTGGGCGACGAGGCGTCGAGCCAAATTGACAGGACTGGTGGTACATGACCATGGATTAATTGCCACGCCACTTTGTACGATTGCCTTATGAAAAAGGCCTAAAAATATAAGAATCATCAGTCGTCAAATAATTGTCACAGCTTTTCACTTTGAACACAACCACCGAGAACAGAAGAAAGCACTATCCACGTACTGTCTTGTCAAGAATCATATTACActaattcttcaatttttcagcgAAGACAAAAATATGCTCGCACCCTTACTAAACGGTGACAGAAGATGGTAATGAACGGAAACACCACCAGCACTTTCTCCAAAGATTGTCACGTTGTTCGGATCTCCACCAAATTGGGCGATATTTTCCTTCACCCATTTCAGGGCAGCGGCCTGATCTTTTAGTCCCATATTTCCGGCGGCCTCCTCATCTTCGAGCTGGAGAAAGCCTGTAGACATTGGAAATTgacaaataaaattcactttgCTGGGAAATAGTGATTGCAAAAATTGGCTCACCAAAAATGCCAAGTCGGTAATGAATTTTGACGACAACCACATTGTGCTTCACTAAATAGTCTGGGCCGTAAAGCTTAGACCCGGCGTCACCCCACATGAAACCTCCGCCATGAATCCAAACCATTACTGGTCGTGATCCTTTCAAGGACGTTGTGGCCACATCGAGGTAAAGACAGTCCTCATCCCCctcaattttttgagaatataTTTCAAGTTGTGGACACTGAGGGCCTTCATCTAAGGCTTCGCGCACGCCAGTCCATGCCTGCTTCGGTTGCGGGTCCtattcagttttttcaatcaaagtTTGAGCATTAGTGGCAAGTCGTTCGATAGACCGTTATACCAAACGGAAAATCTCTACTCTGATAACGTACCAcaacaaaaaatagaaacagaCCGTAAGATACGCACGTGTGCAATGACATAAGCTTAATAATTATGCTTGTGTAGGTACGCGTATTTCCCTTACTTCGAACTGGCAAATTGTACTCTGAATCTTATCACGCCGATAAGAATCCGTGATAGGTAAGACTTCCAACGGTAAAAGAAGTGTGGGGGTGTAATCAACTACTGGTGATGTAAGAGGATTACCCTTTGcattcaatttaaaatatgTCCGATGTTTTGGCAACATACGAATGAATCGAAACATGGAAATGCTCGGAATTCTTTGATAAATCAGAATCACCACTTTCTTTCCGTAACCTTTGACATTCATTAACGTATTGTGCAATGGATTCGAATTATAAACATCATCGCCATATATGTTCAGTCGAAGAggtcagtgaaaaaaaatataactgaTATGATTTGGAACTTTTTAATATGTACCAACTGAGTGCGTAATGTATTTGGTATCTAGGTTTTCagtattaaaattaaaattgcatGCGAAATGTGATGTGTCCAAAGCCCGTGCagagaaatcaaatttcaattagtAGCATATATATAGTAGCAATAGTTGGACAGTTTCAGGGCGTAATCtggtgtataaaaatgtaGCCTAAGTCAGCAAAAATTTCGTTGGAAATTCACAGAAGCTACATCTACATcatttgttgaaataattagaCAAAGCTTCCTAACTATCTATTCGGAGTTATCAGTCCACTCCAGTTAAACACTTACCTTGAATCTTAAATCGCCGACTGGTGGCTCGGCGAAAGGAACGCCCTTGAAAGAAATGAAGGCCTCTCCAACCTTGCTCTTGACCTCAGCACCCCGGAGCCAACCTTGCTTGACAAGAACAGTTGGGCGGTACATAACTGACGCTTCTCTCTGATGGACTAGAAGCAAATTCCGTAATCATTTCGAAGCCATCCTTATATCCCCTCTTACCTGATTTATTTGACAGATTACTCAAGAATGACGTTAGCGAtttatcgtatcttagtgcTTGGATATATTCGGTCTTGGCATATATTGTACTAGTGAACGAGTGCTCAAAATTCATGGTCAGGGTTACGTGCTAATAAAGAGAACATCGGACGCACATCCTTGATCTACACCAATAGTCGCCCACTGATCACGACATcgtgtatttttaattataattattagagATCCACTAAAATGAACTATGACACTAATAATCGGTAAATTAAAGATTCAACTATATGAGAATTGTCGTGTTTCTACTGCACAACTACGGCTCTATGCCTTAAATCATTCCTATGAAGGAAATGATGTATCCTCCAACCACACTCTTGATCGCACAATCAGCTCCACAGAGCGTGATCCTTCTGTTAGGTCAACCGTTGTTGGCTGGATCATGTAGAATGTTGTCAATCTTACAGACTAACTGTTAAGTCCACCGCTATCCTTAATACGTAACCCCACCTGTCTTTTACGATGAATCCATTACACATCACTGTATATCTCTTACTATACAGGCGCGTAGAAATAACGTAAGAGAAAATCGATATTCAAGAAATCGAGTCACGTCCAAGGCATCATGTACACGCCAGCGCAATTTGAGTAAACATTTCATTCTATTCCCGTAAAAATATGCTGTTTCAATACTCAATACCTGTAAATATTATGTagaaatattcattatattaaACACAGAATTATAggtaattcaaaatttataatttcaaccCAGAAAAAATGATTGCTGACGTAGGGCTATTTTTAAATCCCTCAAAATTAGTATTCATGAATCAGGCATATTACGTCTAATTTAGTCATAATTTCATAGATTCTATCTCCAAGTATTTTCCAAAAGGTACTTTGTATTGATACACATCCACTTAAGATACCAGTAACCTTGTACCATAATTACCTGATAATGAGTCGCACGCTTTGAACAGTGCAACGCGCAACGGTAGcgattttaaaataaaaggaatgcCACAATGAAAGCTCCTTTCCCACCGTTCATGCAAACTCACGATACAATCCACCATAGTAATGACATATGGGCATTAAGTAGAAAATAAGATGTATTGGTTCAACTTTTTAGGTATCGAAGGTCAACgaacaattatcaaaaatcattaaaaattatcacgTTCCATTGACGTTCCCGTCCTTGAAGGGCGGGGGGTTTCTCAGAGCTAtcgaattatttacaaaaccCAATGCATGATTCtgtataatagaaaaaaagttggattaTAGAACAAAGACTGGAAGAGAGATCGGATGTTCTTTTACAGAATTGCGAAGTGAATACTTTCATCATAATACTTAGAAAAAAACCGTGAAAAATGATCAAGAACAGTTTATGTTCGGTTCAAATGTCCAACGGTCGTCAACTATAACGAGAATTAGGTTAGAGATTCGCAACCTTTCTGTAATTCGTTATATAAGTTGTGTCAAAGAccttgtaagaaaaaaaaaaaaaaatctgtttttaTTCGTGAGGATGCTTGAGTACCatgatattaaataatttctcaagTTTTTAAGAAAACTGCACCTGAGTGACGTTACCCACAACCAATGCCAGTTGGAGGACGGCGACAAGGACGAGAATAAATTACGAAGAGGGTGGCAACTCGGCCAAACACTGGGATATGGAGTCTACTATCGTGGATATATTGCTCAAACATAAAAGACTATCAGAAATGCtttttctcgcaaaactaTCAGACATAGCCAAACGCTCTCGCAGCTTTACTTGTAGAGCTCGCCGAGACCTTGAAAGCTCGTGAACGTAACTTTCCTCTAGGTATCAGTGAAAGTTTAGTCAGCGTTCGCATAAATTCGTGATCCCGTTCCGATTTGacttacatatgtatatcattGCATCTCAAGAATTATTGATCTGGCTGTAACAAAATTCAGCCCAAAACCTAGCTAGACGTAGCATAGAtccatagaaaaaaaaacatccaaaTCGATTCAACAGTTCTGGTGTTATAAGCGAACATATGAACAAGCAGAGAAAAGTTGAGTTTTATATGATATGCATTATAGGTATATGCCCCACGGGGCATTCCGCGTCAATTCGATCACGGTTTCtaattttgctgaaaaatttgtatgcaCTTGTCCGAACTTTAAAACAgtatcctgaattttttcagacttcTTTTTTTAGAAAGTTTGTTTTACTTACGGTTTTTTAAAACCAACATGTCTTTGGCCGTAGCTTAGAAATCTGCAAAAATTCTATAAATCAAAATGGTTCAGCTTAAACCTAGAGTGAGCCAGCGTTGTCGTCTTGttcttcaagtttttttctggagaaatattttcatatgtaACACTGGATAGTTAGTATTTTTCTTGAACAAAACCAATTGATAGGAAAAATCCGAACAAATTCTTAAAATTCTTGGattgtgtataaaattgtttcagtAGCAGTCCACAAAAACCTGACTATTGCTTctatttttgttcatttgtttttacttttcg
This region of Neodiprion virginianus isolate iyNeoVirg1 chromosome 7, iyNeoVirg1.1, whole genome shotgun sequence genomic DNA includes:
- the LOC124309031 gene encoding uncharacterized protein LOC124309031, producing the protein MVRPVVLVKEGSLCGTETKTKDGFPFISFKGIPYAEPPVGELRFKDPQPKQPWSGVRDALEEGPQCVQIDEFSRKVEGDEDCLYINVATTSLKGSRPVMVWIHGGAFLWGNGGSSIYGPDYLIKKDVVYVSINYRLGIFGFLQLDHNAATGNMGLKDQVLGLKWVKENIAQFGGDPNNVTIFGESAGGACIHYLLLSPLTKGLFHKAISQSGVALNPWARAFKTAEIAQRVAAHFGKETTDPNEIVKFLRTVPAHELGDAQFKILTPEEQLVFGFPFAPSVDDQSSEPFLPRPAIELAAEAHDVPLLIGYNSHEGVVHLLESTDDHFSKVDQHFETSVSRGLTGLPPSKVLDAVRQVRKFYLGDRPISKATTDEFVQAMGDLQFVVGIHDVVSIRTAAESPTYLYRFSHDAELTFGSHTFNIKVKGAGHADELVYLFHPHRLTVNFLRPGSVEEAVSKRFVRMWTDFAKTGDPTPQQDDLITVKWKPVTSTTKNYLEIGAELSAGVNPDEEMWQLWKRVRATVKDYCALHCSKRATHYQVIMVQVHQREASVMYRPTVLVKQGWLRGAEVKSKVGEAFISFKGVPFAEPPVGDLRFKDPQPKQAWTGVREALDEGPQCPQLEIYSQKIEGDEDCLYLDVATTSLKGSRPVMVWIHGGGFMWGDAGSKLYGPDYLVKHNVVVVKIHYRLGIFGFLQLEDEEAAGNMGLKDQAAALKWVKENIAQFGGDPNNVTIFGESAGGVSVHYHLLSPFSKGLFHKAIVQSGVAINPWSCTTSPVNLARRLVAHLGKETTDSKEIVKYLRTIAAHELAGALQKLASLPDKTGSLIPFGPSIDSKSADPFIPRHPCELIYEAQDVPVMFGYNSIEGVILIQSFASRGDLRMEQIFEDLVSRILYEFPTSKMSHARAEIKDYYFGGKEISKDNIDSYVQFLGDICFVLGIHEAAIIQAKAKSPTYFYRFSHDSPEKLSKHLLRLEIDIKGAGHMDELAYIFCPEAFRDVPFIKPGSVEQIISERFLRLWTDFAKTGNPTPQIDELITENWKPISTTTKNYLNIDAELTPGVDPDEKLWQFWKRIRTTDTTRKLQ